The Planktothrix agardhii NIES-204 genome segment CCCTCTATTTTACAAATAAAACTGCTAATTAACTTAGGAATTGATTTAGAAAAAAATAAACAACTTGAAAAGTTAGTAAATGATCATCATACTTGGGATAATTTAGATCATCTAAAAAATCAGATTAAATCTTTTAGAAAAAAATCTAATATTGATCTGGATTTTGACAAACTTGCAAATCTGCAAAAACAAACCGCAGAAATTAAAAAAGATTCTGTTGACCTGAAAGTGTTGGTATCTCAACTTAACATATTGACTGAATCCGAATTTGAAAAGGGATTATTGTTAAACTCTATAAATATCAATGCAATTTATAGCCTATTTGGAAGAATAAAATTTATTACGTTTACGTCTCAACAAAAACCGTTAATTATTTTTGATAAGTTTAAATATACCTCAGCAGAAATTAGTTCTAAATCTAATAAATTGAAGAAGGAAGTTGAAAAAATTATTGCTTCAATTTCTAATCTTATCACCTTGGCGGAGCAATGTTTAAAAGATACAGACTTTAGAAAACAAGTAGCTAAACAGAAACAAATCAAGAATTTACAAATGAAGGGGTTAGTTTGTGCATCTGTTTTAGCTTTTGTCACTCCGCTAAGTTGGATAGGCTGGAATTTCAGTTACTCTTATTATACTTTGTTAAAAGCCGAAAACATCATTAAAGATGAACAGTTAAATAATACACAAGATATTAATCAGCTTAAATCTCAGCGTGTCCAGTTACAAAATGCTCAGAATTTGCTCACGACCATTCCTAAATCTTTGGGTTCGCGCTATCAAGAAGCTCAAGCTGATTTACAAAACTTAGAACAATCTTTAATCAATGTTAACCAACGCATTGAGCTAGAAGAAAATTCTCGTCAAAATTTCACTTTTGGTTTACAGCTTTTCAATGAAGTAGAAAAGTCTTTTCCAACATTATCTGGGAAATCTCAACGGATAAAGGAAGCTGACGAAAAACTAGAAACTGTAATAGGATTATTACAATCTGTTCATTCTCAAGCCCAGGTTTTTAATCAAGTGGAAGCACCCTTAAATAAAGCTCAAGTTCTTCGAGGTCTGCTCAAAAATCATATTCAATCTTTAAATCAATTAGAGCTTGTTAATTATCAAGCGATGGAAGCTTCTAAACTTGTACAAAATCCGCCCCATTCTGTAGAAACTTGGAAACAAGCAAAAGATAAATGGGATGAAGCCATTCGTTTATTATCTGAAATTGTTGTAGATGAGGAGGAAATTAAAATCCAAGTGCAACAGAAGTTAAAAACCTATCAAGCTAATTCTAAAATGATTGAAAGCCAGATTGCTAATGAAGAAAAAGCTTTAAATAATTGGCAACAATCTTTAAATTTGGGAAATGAAGTGGCACAAATGGTACAAAATTCTCCTCATCCTTCTGTTGTTTGGGAAGCGGCTCAATCAAAATGTGAAACGGCTGTTAAGGGACTGCTCTCAATTCCTCCCAAAACATCTGTTTATTCTCAGGCTCAAAATAAGCTCAAAACTTATCAAGGAAATTGTGCTGTATTCCGCCAAAAGAAAAAAACGGAGGAAAATTATGAACGGATTATAAATAATGCTAAAGAAACATTATCATTAATTAAAACTAATTTACAAAAAACCCCTCATACCATTCAGAAGTTGAATTTAGCCGTTTCGCAAATAGAACAAGCGATAAAATTATTAGAGATATTTCCCTCTGAAACTGATAGTTTACAACAAGCTCAAGAACTACAAGTTACGTTAGTAAAATATCAAAACAAGATTAATGAAACCCTGGAAGAAATTGCCAGATGTCAAACTAATTCGTTTTACACCCAATATTGTTTTGAACTGAATATGCCGATTTATTTAGATTATAGCGATCGCACCATTTAACTAACCCCATCAAATTCTAAGCAATCCATGGTTATAGGTTGAGGTTCCGAGGTTGTTAGTTGTTGCATTTTTAGCCTAGATATTGTTAATAACTAAGCGGTTTCTGAGTGTGGTGATATTGGTATAAATTCCGATAGCAATTGGGGAGGGACAAACCTCAACACCGCCCCCAACAACTTGCAAAGTATTGGGATAGGAGTCGCGGCTAAAATATGCCTGAATTGCCTTTCACCAAACGCTTTAGCGGTCGTTATCATCTCAAAAATCACATCAGCAGGGGTGGTGTCCCCCCGTTCAAAGTCTTGGGCGACATCAGGTAGATATTCCCTGGCAATGTAGAGCGCATCAGAATCGAGTTCAGAAAGTTTACTTTTGTTATTAATAGCCCTATATAACAAAAGTAAACTTTTTTTTACCTCCCTGAAACCTATCCCTAATCGGTCTTTGAGGTTTTTACTTACCCCCCCCTTAGTGATTCCTAATTGTTCAGCGATATCGTCAATGGTTGCGACTACACCGGACTTAACCGATGACCATAAAGCCTCAATAATCCCCCGCTCTGTTTGGACACCTTTTGAAGCCGCGCCGGGTGCAATATCGTAAATATCCTCGATGATTACTGTTGCAGTTGGGTAGGCGAGTCTAGTGGCGCTTATGGTGTCATCATCCAGATCAGCGACTAAATAGCTGTGCAACTGTTCATCGGGTCTGAGATGTGCTCGGAGCCGTCCCACATCTTGAATTAATTCGGCTTTGATTTTCCGATTGACCCATCCCCCGTAACGTCCCGTGCGTTGATCCGGCGTAGGAAAATAACCCGTTAAAGTTTGGTATTCGGCGGCGACTTGTCCTAAGTTTGGGCACGGGTGCCCGACACTAACCATGACTTGAGTATTTAGGAATTGATTAGAGCCGCGAGTGTCCTTATGCCAATAACCCAGTTTGTGTCCCAAATCCTGGTAATTAGCTACCGCGCTCTTATGATCAATCAGTCCGATGTTTTGCCCTTGGTGTCGTTTGGCGATCGCATTAATAGCAACATTAATCCGTTCCTGCATCGTGTCGCGCCGTTGTTTACCCCCCCGACCCATTCCTTTAATAATGTGAATATGTAGGTTAGGAGTCGATTGTTTAACCTCTGATACCTCTAGGATTTCATTAAGACTAATCCCTAAAGATAAAGCATAATCTCGTTTATTTTGAGTGGCATCTAAAGCGATTGAGAGCCCCGCACTTTTGATAATATTCCGGTGACGTTTTGATAATTTAGTGATGATTAATTTACCGTTATCAATTCTTAAATTAATCCGTTTATTTCCGATTAAACAATCAATTAAAGCAGGTAGCCAAGGCGGAATTACATTGTCTTTAATTGCTTGCTGTTTTTCTTCAGGGGTCTGCAATCCGTTGATAAATTTAGCGTAATTCTCAAGGATTTTATAGCACTCATTCCTTAAATCAATTAATGATGGTGCTATAAAATTTTCCCCTATAACCTTGGTGGCTTCTGGGATTTCGTTAATCATTTCATAATGATAGATTGGAGTCCCCCAAACATTATCACAAGCTAACCAATTATCAGAATATAAATCAAAAATTAATTGATTTAATTCGTCAATAGTTGGCATTAATTCCACTACTTCCCGATGGCTGATTCCGTATCTATGTTTTTCTGTTGTCACTGCCAATAATCCTTTGTAAATCTCAACTAGGATAGGTCTTAATATCTTGAAAAGACGATGATCAGCCCTTAACTGAAGTTTACCAACCATCATCAAGACATCATTAATCTCAACAGTTATTTGATGAGTGTTTTCGATAGATAGGTCATCAAGAATTAAAATGTCATCTGATGATGGGTGTATCGAGTTGATGTCGGCACGAATCAACCTTTCATTCGTCAAGGTGTAGCGTCTGTTTTCCAAAAATAAACAACCTTGATTAAGTAATGGACACGATTGACAGATAGGAGAATCTTTACCACCAAAAGCAGATAATCCCATTTCTGCAACTGTTAAGAAGGTTTGGTTCTCAGGACAATTGCTAGGAATATCAGGGGATTGATTATTCTTAACCCTGACAACGTGAGATTTTCCTAAAGCAGTTTTGCGGTCAGTGTCATAATTTAACCCATTATGTCGGGCTTCTAAATCAACATAATTGGCTTCTACAGTTGCGTTAGTTGGGTTCCGATGATCAGGTGATAGGTAGAATATTCTGGCTTTATTCTCCTTATCATCGGGGTCAATTCCAAAGGTTTCTAAATTAGCCAAACCAGAATCAAACGATTTTCCGTGACCCGTTGCAGTTGTGTCTAAAGTAAATTTAAAACCCTTCTCGCACGCTTCACCATAGCAAGCCAACCTTTCCCCATTATTAAAAATGATTTTAGGGCATCCCATCTGTTGCCATTCGTCAACTGTTGGCAATTGTCCAGGGGTGTAAGGTAGTGAGATTAATTTCTGAGGTTTCCATAGTACAATCGCGCTACATTCTGTTTTTTCTTCTGGGATTGTAACGGGTTTGGCTTCGGGGTTTTGTTCGGGAGTAACGGGTTTATTTTTCTGGTTTACCCGACTGTAAAAACGTTTAACAATCCGTGCTAAATCGTTTTGTAATTCAGGTAATTTAAAGCGATTAAACCATTGTTCCTCACTCAATTCTCCCTGATCAATAACCTGATTATCCCATTCTATATAAGAGATAATCCGAGCATTGTTAAAGGTTTCTGTGGTAATCTCATCAATATCAACTTTATCTGATTTTGGTCTATCACCTTGTCCCCAATCTCTTATATAAAGGGTAATTCCGAGCTTTTTAAGGAATAGATACAATTCCCGATAAGCACCCATTACATGATGATTAGCTTTGCATCCGGTGTCAGGGTTTAGGATGTATAAATCAAAGTTTTTGGAATCAACAATAGCTTTAAATTCCTTCTTAGAGCCATGCCAATTCACACCACCAGCACCCAACACATTAATATTGTGTAAATGCGCTGCGGGTAAGGGTTTTTGTGTTCCCTCTATAATGTTTAAATCAGGGGAACTATTTAATTTTAAAAACTGTAATGGTAGTTCACCGGACACGCGGCGATCGCTACTTCCCCAAAGCCATTGATATTTAGGATTCCGATCATCCCTAGCAAGCTGAAAGCCAATGATTAATCCTTTGATATTCCGAATAGGAATCAGAATTCCTGATCCGCTATTGGCTAGAGTTCCCTTGTCTCCCATCCCAGGGAAGTTAGGACTAATCGAGATCAGATTAAATTCTTGATAGCGGTCAACCGACTTAAACCCACGCTGATCAATTTGTTCATCAGTTAAGCCGCGACCGTGCAACTGTTCCCGATGTTTGGCACTCAATCCCAACTGTTTCAGGATTTTTCTGGCTTCTCTGTCCAGTTGCTCATCAGTCAACGGGGTAATGTTTGAAGGTTTGGCGGCTTTGGGTTGCTGTTCCGGTCTGTATTCTTGACGCTCCCCCGAATAATCCCCGAATAATCCCCCCATACCTCCCCTGAGAGGTTTGAGATATTTCCATCCGGGTATGCTCCAATTGCTATCACCCCGTAGGCACATTATTAAATTATCTGAAATCTTGCACCCGTGCGTTTTTTCACAGATTGGGCATGGGTTACGCTTGCTTGAGGCGATTGCCTTTCCTTTTAATGCGGTGTCGGTGGTAATCATGCCGCACCCCCTTGAGTCGCCGGGGCGGGAGAATAATCTACATTGATCTGTTGTGCATTCTGTAGATTGTGTGCTATACTTAAATAGTTGTTGAACAATCTAACTGTATTAGGATCTAAGGAAGTTGAATTAACTCCTAGACTTTGAGACCAAAAAATGTTATATTTCATTTTATCTAAGGGCTAAATGCCCTGTTGTTTTATTGGACTCCCGCCTGTCAAGCGGGCTTTTTTTTGTCTTGGATATTTTTTTTTCAAGGTGGGAATAATGTAGCATATTTTACTTTGATAGATCAATAGAAAAATTAGAATATATACGATGAGAATTTACGTCGTCGTCCCCGCAAATCAATACAGTCACAGTTTTACCGCCCGCCGTTGTATGTACAGAATTGATTGGTTAAAGAATCAAATCTATGTAACAGTTCTGATGAATATGTGACAGTTCTTAGGATTCCCCCCATTAACAGCCTCAATCATGTATTTAGTCCTCCGATGCCGACCTAACCCATTTCAAATCAGATTCCAGTACCCGTGATTCAGGGTATGGCTATCTATCAGTACCTCAACAATTTGGACGGCCGTTGAGATAGCCCAATTCCCTAATTCCATATTGAAGTGAATAATCTGGATAGTTTTTTTCAGGAATTTCTTGAGGTGTTTCTTGAGGTTTCGGTGTGCAATTCAGATAATTAGCTAAGAATCCTCAGTAATGGGATTGCAAATTGAAGCAACAAACAAAACTGATTTAGCGATCCGCCAGAAATCCCCTAGCCCAAAAGTTAGGGGGTTTTTATGAATGTTTCCCTTTAACAATTAGTCCAGACATATTGATTCATTTGCTATTCCTGTTATTCGTTATGTTATTCGTTATGTTATCCGTTATTGATTACGTTATTGGTTATGTTATTCATTACCTCAACGGGTCAATAAAAAACTAGACTGTAAGAAGTGCTTGAGGGGAAACATCAATAAATATCAGAGGGTTAATAAAAATTAATAAATCAGTCTATGAGTTTAAATCGTTATCCTGATAATTGGACGGAACTAGCTTTAGCGGTTAAGGAATCAGCGAATTGGCAATGTCAACGATGTGGTCGTTTATGTCTGAAACCTGGAGAAACTTTACCCGATACCCTAAAACGTCGAGCTTATGTGTTGCAAGTCCATCATTGGAATCTTGACCCTGGGGATAATAGGTTAGAAAATTTAGTGGCTTTGTGTAGTAGTTGCCATTTAGCTTACCATTGTCGAAGTCGTGGAAATATCTCACCGGGGCAGTTGTCTTTGGATTTCAAACTACCCGAATATTTCTACTCGTTTCGACAGAACGAATCACACTAACGACCTGCAATTATAAGATTGGAGTTTAACACCGGGGCGGTATGTGGGGGTTACTCCAGAGGAGGTAGATGAGGATTTTGATTTTGAGGAGACATTGCGAGATATTCACATTGAGTTAAAAGACTTAGTTGACATGATGTAATATCAGGATTATTTCTGGTTTATTCCCTAGAAAATGGGTGAGGATTTAAAAAATGAACCGAGAAAATTTAATCGCTTTTTTAAAAGCTCATGGGGCAGAAATTCGTGGTTATGGTGTAAAGTCTCTGGCTTTATTTGGTTCGGTAGCGAGGGATGAAGCGACGGCTAAAAGTGATATTGATTTATTAGTGGAGTTTGACGGCAAGGTGACGTTTGACTGTTACATGGACTTAAAGTTTTTTCTGGAGGATAGTTTGGGATGTCCCGTAGATGTAGTTAGCAAGAAGATGTTAAAGCCTCAAATTAGAGATGTTATTGAAACAGAGGCTATCTATGTCTCGTAGTCTCCGACTTTATTTTGAGGATATTTTGAACAGTTGTCACAAGGTTTTGCGGTACACGGAAGGTGTCAGCTATGACCAGTTTTTTGAAGATGAGTTAAGGTTTGATGCTGTGCTGCGAAATTTGCAAATTATCGGGGAGGCAATTAAGCAAGTACCGACGGAAACTAGAAATCGTTATCCTACGGTAGAGTGGCGGAAAATAGCAGGTTTAAGGGATATTTTAGCTCATGCTTATTTCAGTCTGGAAAATGAAACAATTTGGGACATTGTGCAAAATAAAGTTCCACTTCTGCAAGAACAAATTGAGGTTATTTTTCAACAAGAATTTGGCGATGGTTAAATTTTTTGAGGAATTAGGCGTAGAAATAGCTTCGCTATTTCTACGCCCAGTAGGGAGTTTGATTTACTACTGAGCTTCGTTATACTAAAATAGACTCAACAATGAAAGGAGTAATTTTTTATAGGGATTAGATTTCAGTAACTCCCTACTCGCTAGAGAAATTAATGAAAATGAATAGTTAAAGACTCTTTTTTTTCCACTTGCAAACTTGAAAACTAATAAATTAATGGAAAATAGCATTAATATTCATTCAGACTTGGAATCCTCAGTTTTAACTATTCAGCAGCTTAAAAGTCAATTAGACAAACTAGAGCAAGAAAAGACTGAACCTATTGCAATTATTGGTATGAGTTGCCGATTTCCTGGAGCCGATGATCCCGAAAGTTTTTGGAAATTACTACGTTCGGGTAGTAATTCGGTCAGCAAAATTCCTGATGAGCGTTGGCACATCAAAAACTATTATGATCCCGATCCAACTGTTCCAGGTAAAATGCCACTGCGTTATGGCTATTTCCTCAAAGATATCGACCAATTCGATGCGGATTTTTTTAGGATTTCTCATCGAGAGGCAGGTGCTATTGACCCTCAACATCGCTTACTTTTGGAAGTCAGTTGGGAGGCTCTAGAAAGATCTGGACAGGTACCAGATAGATTGGCTGGTAGTTGTAGCGACCTGCAATACTAATCGTTCAAACCTGCAATCAAGACATTTTCCAACCAGAATTAACTGCAACTATAATTGGGCTTGAACCGGGATTATTTGCAACTGAACCCGAATTAACTGCAACCAACCTGCAATCATCGTTTTCGACCAGGATTATTTGCAAATAGACGTAACGCCTTACCTACGCTCTTGTTGTGAAAACTGGTAGAGCTTGTCAAAAAAAACTCATTTCAGAATTTGATAAATTAACTTTGATTTCTTTACCGACTTTTTTAACTTGAAAACTCACGGTTTTAGGTTTGGAAAGTCTTACCAGTGCGACAGTCAATAAAACGACCGTTTTCTTGACTCAACAGGAGTAAATAATTCGGGCTGGAATTTCCAGACTTTTATTGAGCAGACAGGGCTTTGGGTGAGTAAGATTCCTTTTCTCCCGTTTGACAGGGCTTTCGGTTAGTTGCAACTAATTCGGGCTGAAACGGATGATTGCAGGTTGGTTGCAGTTAATTCGGGTTCAGTTGCAGTTAATCCTGGCTCCAATGAAATTATAGTTGCAGATAATCCTGGTTGGAAAATGTCTTGATTGCAGGTTTGGGCATTTATAATTGCAGGTCGCTACACCTATTAAGCCTGTTGAATATTCCAGAGGTAACGGTAATGTCCATCAATGGTTAGCAACTGTTCATGGGTTCCCTGCTCAACCAATCGACCCTGATCTAAAACAAAGATGTAATCTGCCTGAATTGCGGCTTTCAGTTGATGGGTAATCATAATAACTGTGTGCTTACCCGCCAAGGATGCGATCGTTTGATTAATCGCATCTGCCATTTCCGCCGAGAGACTACTGGTAGGTTCATCTAATAATAAGATGGGTGCGCTGCAAAGCAATGCCTGGGCGATCGCAATTCGCTGGCGCTGTCCCCCAGATAATCGTCCACCTGCTTCGCCCACCATCGTCTGATAACCGTCTGGAAGACTCAAAATAAAGTCATGGATTTCAGCAGCTTGAGCAGCAGCAAAAACTTCTTCTTCTGTAGCTTCGGGTTTGGCGATGCGGATGTTGTTCATAATTGTGGTGTGGAAAAGAAAAGTTTCTTGCAGCACAACCCCCATTTTTGATCGCAAAGATTTTTGTGTCAGATGACGTAAATCATGACCATCAATCGTGATTCTTCCATCACTGGGATCGTAAAAACGCATCAATAAGTTAAATATCGTACTCTTACCAGCACCACTCGAACCAACAAATGCAACAAACTGACCAGCTTCTATAGACAAATCAATCTCATGCAATTGGTGCTGTGCATTGTCGTAGCTAAATGATAAGTTCTCAAAGCCAATCTTCTTCTCAAACGTTGTCAAAGCATGAGCATCAACAGCATCGACAATTTTAGTTGGATATGTAAGGACTTTATCGATTCGTTGCATCCCAATACTAGCTCCGAACCAGCGACCAATTCGTGTATTCACCAATTGACCTAACAGATTATACATATTATGAGAAATGCTGAAGAAAGTTATCCAGGCTCCCAGTGTAATTTTGTGGGACAAAACGTAAACTCCCCCAACTCCCATAACCCAAACATCAAGCAAGTATGCGGAGAATGTTACTGAATAAGTAAAGAGAAGAAAGCTAAATACTGCTTCAGTTTTCTTGTCCTCAAGTTTTTTTAATTCGTTACTGAAATAGCTGGTAAATAAAGATTGTAAACCGTATCCTGCGATCATCGGTTGGGCACGAATACCTTCCTGCACCGCATCCGTCATCATTGCGTTTTGGTTGATCGCCCTCAGTCCTCGCTTAGTCATGTAATTTATCAAGTAAAGCGTTAGTGGCAGCATTACAACCATAGGTATAATGCTGGCTACTGCTAGAAAACCACTAATCCTAATCATCATTCCAACGTTGACTAGGGTCATGATCACCTCGCCAACACTTCGGATCATTTCTTGACCTAAAACAGGCTCTATTTGGTAAATATCTACGGAGAAGTGGGTTAATAAATCTCCAGGTCGAGCCTGTTTATAGAAGCTTGGGGAAAGGGTTTGTAGTTTCACAAATAAGTCATGTCGGATATCATTGGCAACACGACTAGAAAGCCGAGCAGACAAACGACTACCTAATAGGTATGACCCAAAAGCTAAGGGTAGCAGGATAGCTAATTGAATTGCTGAACTTACAAGAACAGACCCTCCTTGATCAATGGCAATACCTAGTTTCTGAGCAGCAATTATTTGGTAGGCCGGCATTCCCATCATGCAGATAGCACTAATGATAGCAATAGCTACATAAGGCGACCAGTAAATCCAGACATATTTAAAGAACAAGCGAAAACGACTAGCAAGTTCTTTGATCCATGAATTCACATTAGCAGGGTTATTTTTTTCATCTTCCTGTGACAGTCCTAACCCTTGCCAAGGTGAGCGATCTTTTAGTTGAAGTGAGGTTTCTTGAATCTTTTGAGATACAGGTACCCAACGATCAATCGAGAAATATTTTATCCATTGAAGAGGCTGGAAAACTAACTGTGAGCGACTTGAGTTGCTAGCAGATGAGGAATCTGTATTCTCTAAATCCATTAGCTTGCTTGAAGGTTGTCTCCAAAAGTAGCGTAAAATTCCCCAACAACAAACGGCTGCAAAACTTACAGCCACTAATGTATTTATAAAAGTAAAGTTCGTAACAGTTATGAACATTTTTCCCCATTAACCCGAAAGAGCTTGTCTAATAAGGCAAAACTCAACGTTCCGTTTTCTAGGAGTTTTCCGGTGGATTTTTCGGAAGATTTAGTTGATAGGAATCTTCACCTCGGACTACGATACAAGGAATTTGGTTTCCGCTAAAACCTCTGATTTCAACATCCGGTTTGGCAAAACGAGCAACAAGACCGAAGCGGGTTCGAGAATCATTATTTCGACTGACACCATGCCAAATTCCACCTCTTGTAAAGCAGTATTGACCTGCTTTCATTTCTATGGGTTCAATTCTATGAGGTGCGTTTTCTGGGTGCATCCGATCGGCCAACTTGATCATACTCTCAGCGTCGGTTAGATCGCACTCTCCCGCTTGTGCCAGGGCCACAAGGTCTGCATCATACTTGTGGGTTCCAGGGATAACCAGCAAACAACCCGTTTTCAGGGTCATGTCAGTTACGGCGATCGACACATGAACACCTTTGATCCAGCCATTAATTACATCAATATGCCAAATTTGACCAGTCTTTTCGACAATATGACCATCATGACCCGGCTCTCTCGAAATAGTCTCTGCCATCCAAAATAGAATATTTGGCCCTAAGAAATCTGCCACATCATCTAAAACCAGAGGCTCTGTGGAGAGGTCATACACTAATTTAGATGTAAGATGAGCAATCCTGCGATCCATAACATTAGTTTGGATTAGAGAAGATGAGGTTTTTTGCTCCTGATTTTGAGCTTCTCCGATTGCTTGGCTCATTGCATCGCGTAGAGCCACTAAACTAGCAGTTTGACCCAGGGTAAATGGCCCAACAAAACCTTCTTTCTCGAAAAAAGCGACTTTCTGATCAGTTTGATTAAAGTTAGTTTGGCTAGTGCTAGATTTTCCAGAATATCCAGTAGTTTGCATGATTAAACGCTTCCTCTTATAAACCTGACTGTATCAAAATTCAGACGAATTAATTTTATGCCTCTTTACAACTGAATCTTACCTAATTTACTAAACTTAACGGGCTAACACTGGTTTTTTCGTTGATATAGCCTCTTCAATAATATCAACAGCTTTTTCCACACCTCCTGACTTCTTAATAGCTAATTGTAAATCTAAAGCTCTCTTCCTGTAAAAATCATTCCCTAAAACTTTCTTCAGAGTCTTATGAAGATTTTTTACCGTAAGTTTATTCAAAGGTATAAGTTCCCCACAACCAGCCCAAGCAACTCTTGCAGCCATACCATGTTGATCGCTAAATAATGGAATTACTACCATAGGTAATCCATTGTATAAACTTTCTAAAACTGTATTACTTCCTCCATGAGTAATTGTCATAGTTGCTTTTTGGAGTAATTCTAATTGAGGGGCATTATTGACAAGCAAGGTATTTTTAGGAAGTTTCCCAAGAAAATCACAATTATTTATTCCTCCCTGTGAGATAACTAACTGAACATCCAGATCTTTGCAGGCAGAAGCCATCACTTCTATGACCCACTGAAGACCACCTAGCATACTTCCTAAAGAAGCATAAATTAACGGCTGATTTGTTAACTTATCATAAGGAAAAAAGATGGGACTTCGGCTTCCTGAATAATGGTATGGGCCAGTAAAATGAAAATATCTTGGTAAGCGTTGCCTGGGAAATTCCAGTTCAGCAATTTGTTGGCTGATCTGAGCTAATGGAGAATAATCATCATCAAAACTTGAAAGTAAAGGCAAATTCCACTTTCGACGATAATAATTAATCACCTTCAAGACAGAAGCCTCTGTTTTTTTCAGGTATACATAACCAATTTGATTCCGCAGAATTCCCCACCATGAAGAATCGTAAGACCAAGTTGTATCAAAAGGAGGAACGGTAGCTTCAGAATGGGATATTATTGCGCTAAATATGCTGACAAAAGGAATGTCAAGATACTGAGCAACTGTTGCCCCTGCTGAAGCTTTTGAATCAATTAACAGTGCTTCTATACCTGCTGACTTAATAGCTGCTGGAGCATGGGTTAAATACTTTTCTTGATAAACTACACTCTGTCCAGGTATCCAACCTATCTTGATTCGCTGCGAATCAATTTCCCTTTGTTGAGAAAGTAGAGTCGAGAAGTCAAAATTTTGGCTGACATTTTGAGAACTATA includes the following:
- a CDS encoding hypothetical protein (protein of unknown function DUF86), whose amino-acid sequence is MSRSLRLYFEDILNSCHKVLRYTEGVSYDQFFEDELRFDAVLRNLQIIGEAIKQVPTETRNRYPTVEWRKIAGLRDILAHAYFSLENETIWDIVQNKVPLLQEQIEVIFQQEFGDG
- a CDS encoding glycosyl transferase family protein, with amino-acid sequence MTHFGLICPSASGHLNTIIPLGQELKRRGHRVTLVGVPITKTGFQTQAKTLAEGLEFQAVWQPDSVESPPEYSSQNVSQNFDFSTLLSQQREIDSQRIKIGWIPGQSVVYQEKYLTHAPAAIKSAGIEALLIDSKASAGATVAQYLDIPFVSIFSAIISHSEATVPPFDTTWSYDSSWWGILRNQIGYVYLKKTEASVLKVINYYRRKWNLPLLSSFDDDYSPLAQISQQIAELEFPRQRLPRYFHFTGPYHYSGSRSPIFFPYDKLTNQPLIYASLGSMLGGLQWVIEVMASACKDLDVQLVISQGGINNCDFLGKLPKNTLLVNNAPQLELLQKATMTITHGGSNTVLESLYNGLPMVVIPLFSDQHGMAARVAWAGCGELIPLNKLTVKNLHKTLKKVLGNDFYRKRALDLQLAIKKSGGVEKAVDIIEEAISTKKPVLAR
- a CDS encoding phytanoyl-CoA dioxygenase, which gives rise to MQTTGYSGKSSTSQTNFNQTDQKVAFFEKEGFVGPFTLGQTASLVALRDAMSQAIGEAQNQEQKTSSSLIQTNVMDRRIAHLTSKLVYDLSTEPLVLDDVADFLGPNILFWMAETISREPGHDGHIVEKTGQIWHIDVINGWIKGVHVSIAVTDMTLKTGCLLVIPGTHKYDADLVALAQAGECDLTDAESMIKLADRMHPENAPHRIEPIEMKAGQYCFTRGGIWHGVSRNNDSRTRFGLVARFAKPDVEIRGFSGNQIPCIVVRGEDSYQLNLPKNPPENS
- a CDS encoding polyketide synthase produces the protein MENSINIHSDLESSVLTIQQLKSQLDKLEQEKTEPIAIIGMSCRFPGADDPESFWKLLRSGSNSVSKIPDERWHIKNYYDPDPTVPGKMPLRYGYFLKDIDQFDADFFRISHREAGAIDPQHRLLLEVSWEALERSGQVPDRLAGSCSDLQY
- a CDS encoding HNH endonuclease, whose product is MSLNRYPDNWTELALAVKESANWQCQRCGRLCLKPGETLPDTLKRRAYVLQVHHWNLDPGDNRLENLVALCSSCHLAYHCRSRGNISPGQLSLDFKLPEYFYSFRQNESH
- a CDS encoding ABC transporter related yields the protein MDLENTDSSSASNSSRSQLVFQPLQWIKYFSIDRWVPVSQKIQETSLQLKDRSPWQGLGLSQEDEKNNPANVNSWIKELASRFRLFFKYVWIYWSPYVAIAIISAICMMGMPAYQIIAAQKLGIAIDQGGSVLVSSAIQLAILLPLAFGSYLLGSRLSARLSSRVANDIRHDLFVKLQTLSPSFYKQARPGDLLTHFSVDIYQIEPVLGQEMIRSVGEVIMTLVNVGMMIRISGFLAVASIIPMVVMLPLTLYLINYMTKRGLRAINQNAMMTDAVQEGIRAQPMIAGYGLQSLFTSYFSNELKKLEDKKTEAVFSFLLFTYSVTFSAYLLDVWVMGVGGVYVLSHKITLGAWITFFSISHNMYNLLGQLVNTRIGRWFGASIGMQRIDKVLTYPTKIVDAVDAHALTTFEKKIGFENLSFSYDNAQHQLHEIDLSIEAGQFVAFVGSSGAGKSTIFNLLMRFYDPSDGRITIDGHDLRHLTQKSLRSKMGVVLQETFLFHTTIMNNIRIAKPEATEEEVFAAAQAAEIHDFILSLPDGYQTMVGEAGGRLSGGQRQRIAIAQALLCSAPILLLDEPTSSLSAEMADAINQTIASLAGKHTVIMITHQLKAAIQADYIFVLDQGRLVEQGTHEQLLTIDGHYRYLWNIQQA
- a CDS encoding nucleotidyltransferase; this encodes MNRENLIAFLKAHGAEIRGYGVKSLALFGSVARDEATAKSDIDLLVEFDGKVTFDCYMDLKFFLEDSLGCPVDVVSKKMLKPQIRDVIETEAIYVS